Proteins encoded within one genomic window of Anopheles gambiae chromosome 3, idAnoGambNW_F1_1, whole genome shotgun sequence:
- the LOC4577643 gene encoding uncharacterized protein LOC4577643: MRLLVVQAVALLAILGSARAEKSSIDGSCSKQEEGLTYGIAGDCQKYLLCKKGVLQIKDCKKKYYDTVTGKCVEADRAICAVETAPEPEPQPEPVPEPEPEQEENDEQYDYLCYKVLYGVRVHPTACDRYLVCNKEKATIERCEDGFIFLADFISCSPGSKVTCTAEPDEPTTQSTVVEPEPTFPTTEESGSEEDSSESSGTYDYLCAKTLVGSVAHPETCNKYISCYKYKAKEQSCKKGYAYTSKLHLCTKQKNGACPDDVQEESTTQSTVVEPEPTFPTTEESGSEEDSSESSGTYDYLCAKTLVGSVAHPETCNKYISCYKYKAKEQSCKKGYAYTSKLHLCIKQKNGACPDDVQEESTTQSTVVEPEPTFPTTEESGSEEDSSESSGTYDYLCAKTLVGSVAHPETCNKYISCYKYKAKEQSCKKGYAYTSKLHLCIKQKNGACPDDVQEESTTQSTVVEPEPTFPTTEESGSEEDSSESSGTYDYLCAKTLVGSVAHPETCNKYISCYKYKAKEQSCKKGYAYTSKLHLCIKQKNGACPDDVQEESTTQSTVVEPEPTFPTTEESGSEEDSSESSGTYDYLCAKTLVGSVAHPETCNKYISCYKYKAKEQSCKKGYAYTSKLHLCIKQKNGACPDDVQEESTTQSTVVEPEPTFPTTEESGSEEDSSEGSGTYDYLCVNAIQGSVPHPDSCTKYIVCSNSKAKEESCKNGYYFSVYLKSCIKGNNETCAEINGNDGTSTQAPPATTEAVPPAVGGDPGDGNDGCIEGFTGYIPIANDCTSYVYCFQGEPGVRKCLEDYIYYDPFKACLPGDTVLCKLYTI, encoded by the coding sequence atgAGACTTCTAGTGGTACAAGCTGTGGCGCTGCTGGCCATTCTTGGATCAGCTAGGGCGGAAAAATCTTCTATTGATGGCAGTTGTTCCAAGCAGGAGGAAGGACTCACCTACGGTATCGCGGGTGACTGCCAAAAGTATTTACTTTGCAAGAAGGGTGTGTTACAGATTAAAGATTGCAAGAAAAAGTACTACGATACGGTGACAGGAAAGTGTGTAGAAGCAGATCGTGCTATCTGTGCTGTGGAAACTGCTCCAGAACCGGAACCTCAGCCAGAACCAGTTCCAGAGCCTGAACCAGAACAAGAGGAGAACGATGAGCAGTATGATTATCTTTGTTACAAAGTGTTGTACGGTGTACGAGTCCATCCAACGGCATGCGATCGGTATCTCGTGTGTAATAAAGAAAAGGCAACGATTGAAAGATGTGAAGACGGTTTCATATTTTTAGCTGATTTTATTAGCTGTAGCCCTGGCAGCAAAGTGACGTGTACGGCAGAGCCTGACGAACCAACAACCCAAAGCACTGTTGTGGAGCCAGAGCCAACCTTCCCAACTACTGAAGAGTCCGGATCTGAGGAGGATTCCTCGGAGAGCTCTGGAACGTACGATTATCTGTGTGCCAAGACACTCGTAGGCAGCGTGGCTCACCCTGAGACGTGCAACAAATACATCTCCTGCTACAAGTACAAGGCCAAGGAGCAGAGCTGCAAGAAGGGTTATGCATACACCTCGAAACTGCATCTATGTACCAAGCAGAAGAATGGAGCATGCCCTGACGATGTTCAAGAGGAGTCTACAACCCAAAGCACTGTTGTGGAGCCAGAGCCAACCTTCCCAACTACTGAAGAGTCCGGATCTGAGGAGGATTCCTCGGAGAGCTCTGGAACGTACGATTATCTGTGTGCCAAGACTCTCGTAGGAAGCGTAGCTCACCCTGAGACGTGCAACAAATACATCTCCTGCTACAAGTACAAGGCCAAGGAACAGAGCTGCAAGAAGGGTTATGCATACACCTCGAAACTGCATCTATGTATCAAGCAGAAGAATGGAGCATGCCCTGACGATGTTCAAGAGGAGTCTACAACCCAAAGCACTGTTGTGGAGCCAGAGCCAACCTTCCCAACTACTGAAGAGTCCGGATCTGAGGAGGATTCCTCGGAGAGCTCTGGAACGTACGATTATCTGTGTGCCAAGACACTCGTAGGCAGCGTGGCTCACCCTGAGACGTGCAACAAATACATCTCCTGCTACAAGTACAAGGCCAAGGAGCAGAGCTGCAAGAAGGGTTATGCATACACCTCGAAACTGCATCTATGTATCAAGCAGAAGAATGGAGCGTGCCCTGACGATGTTCAAGAGGAGTCTACTACCCAAAGCACTGTTGTGGAGCCAGAGCCAACCTTCCCAACTACTGAAGAGTCCGGATCTGAGGAGGATTCCTCGGAGAGCTCTGGAACGTACGATTATCTGTGTGCCAAGACTCTCGTAGGAAGCGTGGCTCACCCTGAGACGTGCAACAAATACATCTCCTGCTACAAGTACAAGGCCAAGGAACAGAGCTGCAAAAAGGGTTATGCATACACCTCGAAGCTGCATCTATGTATCAAGCAGAAAAATGGAGCGTGCCCTGATGATGTTCAAGAGGAGTCTACAACCCAAAGCACTGTTGTAGAGCCAGAGCCAACCTTCCCAACTACTGAAGAGTCCGGATCTGAGGAGGATTCCTCGGAGAGCTCTGGAACGTACGATTATCTGTGTGCCAAGACTCTTGTAGGAAGCGTGGCTCACCCTGAGACGTGCAACAAATACATCTCCTGCTACAAGTACAAGGCCAAGGAACAGAGCTGCAAGAAGGGTTATGCATACACCTCGAAACTGCATCTATGTATCAAGCAGAAAAATGGAGCGTGCCCTGACGATGTTCAAGAGGAGTCTACTACCCAAAGCACTGTTGTGGAGCCAGAGCCAACCTTCCCAACTACTGAAGAGTCCGGATCTGAGGAGGATTCCTCGGAGGGCTCTGGAACATACGATTATCTATGTGTCAATGCTATTCAAGGTAGCGTGCCCCATCCAGACTCCTGCACGAAATACATCGTCTGTTCCAATAGTAAGGCGAAAGAAGAAAGCTGCAAGAATGGATACTACTTCTCGGTCTACCTGAAGTCGTGCATCAAAGGAAACAACGAAACTTGCGCTGAAATCAATGGAAACGATGGTACCTCGACACAAGCACCGCCAGCAACCACTGAAGCCGTTCCACCAGCCGTTGGAGGTGACCCTGGAGACGGGAACGACGGCTGCATTGAGGGCTTTACCGGCTACATACCGATCGCAAATGACTGCACAAGCTACGTTTACTGCTTCCAGGGAGAACCGGGCGTTCGAAAGTGTCTGGAGGATTACATCTACTACGACCCATTCAAGGCGTGCCTTCCGGGGGATACTGTGCTTTGCAAACTGTACACAATTTAG